One Glutamicibacter mishrai genomic window carries:
- a CDS encoding glutaredoxin family protein — MKLELYTQPFCAPCIRTRQTVARAQKLLPDLQVEEINVVEQVERGEELGITSTPLIRLLQGETEKFRASDTPTLPQLLTAIARASD, encoded by the coding sequence ATGAAATTGGAACTGTATACGCAGCCCTTCTGCGCTCCTTGCATCCGCACCCGGCAAACCGTGGCGCGCGCACAGAAGCTCCTGCCTGATCTGCAGGTGGAGGAAATCAATGTGGTTGAGCAGGTTGAGCGCGGCGAGGAACTGGGCATCACCAGCACCCCGCTGATCAGGCTGCTGCAAGGTGAAACCGAAAAATTCCGGGCCAGCGATACGCCCACACTGCCCCAGCTTTTGACGGCCATTGCCCGCGCCAGCGACTAG